A single region of the Nicotiana sylvestris chromosome 6, ASM39365v2, whole genome shotgun sequence genome encodes:
- the LOC104219428 gene encoding serine/threonine-protein phosphatase 7 long form homolog, giving the protein MDVPPMHPGPFSDEILVLQDDHMSAYVWEGELVEQTLCARRVDDVWDFMRERGFHSRVVQRLRDTGFYRTFEIGWLQLDWSLTTALIEKWRPETHTFHLPIGETTITLQDVQQFTGFRPQGEVVASGGSHISVTTIKQHLEV; this is encoded by the exons ATGGACGTACCGCCTATGCATCCTGGACCTTTCTCGGATGAGATATTAGTGTTACAAGACGATCATATGTCCGCCTACGTATGGGAGGGAGAGCTAGTGGAGCAGACTCTCTGCGCCAGGAGAGTGGACGACGTGTGGGACTTTATGAGGGAGAGAGGTTTCCATTCCCGGGTAGTCCAGCGCCTGCGTGATACGGGCTTCTATAGGACTTTTGAGATTGGATGGCTGCAGCTCGACTGGTCTCTGACCACGGCGTTGATAGAGaagtggcgaccggagacgcacactttccacctgcccattggcgagaccaccatcacgcttcaggatgttcag CAGTTCACTGGTTTTAGGCCACAAGGTGAGGTTGTAGCTTCAGGGGGCAGTCACATTTCTGTGACAACTATTAAACAGCATTTGGAG gtttga